In Sesamum indicum cultivar Zhongzhi No. 13 linkage group LG8, S_indicum_v1.0, whole genome shotgun sequence, the sequence CCCGTGCCCGTACCCCTGTCCATACCCGTTGTAACTTTCGTAACATGGCTGTGGTGGCGGGGGGAAACCGTACCCGTGGTAATATGGGCCGGCAGCATAAGCATCGAAGGTTGGGCCGCAGTAGGGGAAAACCGATGGGACTCCGTTTACTGGGACCGGTTCGGGCCCTTTCACTGGCTCCGCTGGAGGTGGCGCCTTCGCGGCCGGTTCAGAATTTGCGGCCGGCTCGGGCTTTGGAGCTTCCTTGGGCTTCTCTGCGGGCTTTTCTGCCTTCGGAGCTTCTGCGGGCTTCTCTCCATCTGACTTGGGTTTGTCACCTTTCCCGTTAGATTTGGGCTTATCGGCTTTCCCATTAGATTTGGGCTTCTCCGCCTCCTTGGGCGGCTTTTCGGGATTctcaaccaccaccaccttagGCTTCTCAGGTTCCTTGGGCTTCTCAACCACCACCACTTTGGGTTTCTCGGGATCTTTAGGCTTTCCGGGCTTATCGGCGTCCTTCTTCTTTTCGGGCTTGGGGAGCTCTATGATTTCAATGCTCTTGATGACCTTGCCACCCTTACAGCACAATTTGTCACGGATCTTCTCGGGGCTGCAGCAGACCACCGTGATCGCGACGGTGTTGTTCTTCTCGTCATACACCTGGTCTCTGATTTCTCTTGTCCCGAATATTTTTGCACCAAAAACAACACTCCATAACTTAGTTTCTTTTCgcaagaaaatgacaaaattgaaGTTGTGGGCACGCTGAAAATGCTGTTTATGGTCAAAAACAGTCATCCCCAAACTCATCAAGATAAGAACTATATGATGCAGAAATTACAATgattatacacacacacattttcaGTGCAAAACCATACATGTGTttgagtgtgagtgtgagtaAGTGCGGGACGAAATGGAAAAGAGCATTGAGAGACTCACGGGGAAATTTGCAGAGAGTTTTCTTGATCTTCTTGTAGCAGCAAGGACACTGGAGATCAACCCTGAGCACCATTGGTGTAACCTGATCATAGATTGAAGCGCAGACAGGTACTGTTAATCTCGAAAGAATTGAATTACAGATGATCAAGAACTATAGACAATGAGCGTTGACAGATTAGCGTGCACTCATACCTTCTCAACCGCCATGACTAATGCAGTTCTTGAACAGTGATACCTGACCCGGATGCTGCTCTCACTCACCAAGTTGAGAGAAAGAAAGGTacttttagagagagagatagaggaAACTTGTGTGGGGGTTCCTTAGGATGGAAGAAGAGAGTGGGAAGTAAAGTGAGAACGTAGGTAGGCTTCGTTGTATTGGGAATCGAcgttcaatttaattcatgacgatacaatcaaaattttgtccGCCCCTCACTCTAGAAAGAGAGGTGGGTTGGGGTGGGAGTGGGGTCGGGGGGGCTGTGTTGCTGACTCTTTACTCTGTGTGTTGCACTTTGCATGTGCTGGCATTGATAGACACAACTCACCTTCTATTCTCATTCCTCTCTCCCATTCATTCCTCAATCATACACTACCaacattttagttttttaaatatatatatatatgttaaagagataattatttataaattaaataggaGAGGGGTTTGTTTGGTGAGGATCAAATACAACTATGGGGCATGCACCCCACATGGCCACCCATAGACGCGTTTCAAGATTTGCATGCTTTACTACTCATTGAATATCCAAACACGGCGCCACCGATTTCCATTAAAAATCTTACATATATTTCATTCTTCAtgtgttaaaaatattaacaaattcccGACTTAACTC encodes:
- the LOC105168047 gene encoding pollen-specific leucine-rich repeat extensin-like protein 1, with the protein product MAVEKVTPMVLRVDLQCPCCYKKIKKTLCKFPQIRDQVYDEKNNTVAITVVCCSPEKIRDKLCCKGGKVIKSIEIIELPKPEKKKDADKPGKPKDPEKPKVVVVEKPKEPEKPKVVVVENPEKPPKEAEKPKSNGKADKPKSNGKGDKPKSDGEKPAEAPKAEKPAEKPKEAPKPEPAANSEPAAKAPPPAEPVKGPEPVPVNGVPSVFPYCGPTFDAYAAGPYYHGYGFPPPPQPCYESYNGYGQGYGHGYGYGHGYGRVGYASRCDGYFSEENPQGCSIM